In one window of Calditerricola satsumensis DNA:
- a CDS encoding 2-hydroxy-3-keto-5-methylthiopentenyl-1-phosphate phosphatase codes for MTLPPLRGRAPVLFVDFDGTITERDCIVAIMEAFAPPGWEEIKDAILARRISVRKGVGKLFALLPSAKRDEIAAFVRQTVRIRAGFDRFVAYAAARGVEWYVTSGGIDFFVYPLLEPYRIPRERIYCNGSDVSGERIRITWPHPCDEACESDCGLCKASIIRRFDPARHYRIVVGDSVTDLAGAQLADLVIAREYLLERCRELGLPHVPFATFDDVVAVLARLMDAEPAPCPTGKGEEGESS; via the coding sequence ATGACGCTTCCGCCTTTGCGGGGCCGCGCCCCGGTGCTGTTTGTCGACTTCGACGGCACCATCACCGAGCGGGATTGCATCGTCGCCATCATGGAGGCCTTCGCCCCGCCGGGGTGGGAGGAAATCAAGGACGCCATTCTCGCACGGCGGATCAGCGTGCGCAAAGGTGTGGGCAAGCTGTTTGCCCTTCTGCCCAGCGCCAAGCGGGACGAGATCGCCGCCTTCGTCCGCCAGACGGTGCGCATCCGCGCGGGATTTGACCGGTTCGTTGCCTACGCCGCGGCGCGGGGCGTGGAATGGTACGTCACGAGCGGGGGGATTGACTTCTTCGTCTACCCGCTGCTTGAGCCCTACCGCATTCCCCGCGAGCGGATCTACTGCAACGGAAGCGACGTCTCCGGCGAGCGGATCCGCATCACGTGGCCCCACCCGTGCGACGAGGCGTGCGAGAGCGACTGCGGGCTGTGCAAGGCGTCGATCATCCGCCGCTTCGATCCGGCGCGCCATTACCGGATCGTGGTGGGGGACAGCGTGACCGACTTGGCCGGGGCGCAACTGGCGGATCTCGTGATCGCGCGCGAGTACCTGCTGGAGCGGTGTCGGGAGCTCGGGCTGCCGCACGTGCCCTTTGCCACCTTTGACGACGTGGTGGCGGTCCTCGCGCGGCTAATGGACGCCGAGCCGGCGCCATGCCCAACCGGCAAGGGAGAGGAGGGGGAGTCCTCGTGA
- a CDS encoding 2,3-diketo-5-methylthiopentyl-1-phosphate enolase, whose protein sequence is MTNEWVVATYQVPDDGDLRKKAESIAVGLTVGTWTDLPAARRAELEPYKGVVVDIRRGQVAADRSRVAHLAIGYPVRNLRADIPSLLTTVFGKLSMDGRIRLIDLKLPDAFVRAFPGPRLGIAGVRQRLGVWGRPLLMSIFKSCIGLSLAELHEQFVAQVEGGVDLVKDDEIFFVDDRAPVFERIALFREALDAHEAKTGRRVLYAVNLTGPVDELVDRAREAVRQGATALLLNVLPYGYDILQRLREDPDIAVPILAHPALAGALYASPHHGIAAPIVLGTLMRLAGADLVLFPSPYGTVPLDAAKAFALRDRLVEPFAGLAPAFPVPSAGIHPGMVPRLLADFGLDHVVNAGGGIHGHPDGPRGGGEAFVAAIEAAVAGVPLEEQAKTCPALDKALAKWGVVA, encoded by the coding sequence ATGACGAACGAATGGGTTGTGGCCACCTATCAGGTGCCGGATGACGGCGACCTGCGCAAAAAGGCCGAGTCGATCGCCGTCGGGCTCACGGTGGGGACGTGGACCGACCTTCCCGCCGCCCGCCGCGCGGAGCTGGAACCGTACAAAGGCGTGGTGGTGGACATCCGCCGCGGACAGGTGGCCGCCGACAGGTCGCGCGTGGCCCATCTGGCGATCGGCTACCCGGTGCGCAACCTGCGCGCCGACATCCCTTCGCTGCTCACGACGGTGTTCGGCAAGCTGTCGATGGACGGGCGCATCCGGCTGATCGACCTGAAGCTGCCCGACGCCTTCGTGCGCGCCTTTCCGGGTCCGCGCTTGGGCATTGCCGGGGTGCGCCAGCGGCTGGGGGTGTGGGGGCGGCCGCTCCTCATGAGCATCTTCAAATCGTGCATCGGCCTGTCCCTCGCCGAGCTGCACGAGCAGTTTGTCGCCCAGGTGGAGGGCGGCGTCGACCTCGTGAAGGACGATGAGATCTTCTTTGTCGACGACCGGGCGCCCGTTTTCGAGCGCATCGCCCTCTTTCGCGAAGCGCTCGACGCGCACGAGGCGAAGACGGGCCGCCGCGTGCTGTACGCCGTCAACCTGACCGGTCCGGTCGACGAGCTGGTGGACCGGGCGCGGGAGGCGGTGCGGCAGGGGGCCACGGCCCTGTTGCTCAACGTCTTGCCGTACGGGTACGACATCCTGCAGCGGCTGCGCGAGGATCCGGACATCGCCGTACCCATTCTGGCCCATCCGGCCTTGGCCGGGGCGCTGTACGCTTCACCGCACCACGGCATTGCCGCGCCGATCGTGCTGGGCACGCTCATGCGCCTGGCCGGGGCGGACCTGGTGCTGTTCCCGTCTCCCTACGGCACGGTCCCCCTTGACGCCGCGAAGGCCTTTGCCCTGCGCGATCGCCTCGTTGAGCCCTTCGCCGGCCTGGCCCCGGCGTTCCCGGTGCCGTCGGCGGGCATCCACCCGGGCATGGTGCCGCGCCTGCTGGCCGACTTTGGCCTCGACCACGTGGTGAACGCTGGCGGTGGCATCCACGGCCATCCCGACGGGCCGCGCGGGGGAGGCGAGGCCTTTGTGGCGGCCATCGAGGCGGCGGTGGCCGGCGTGCCGCTGGAGGAGCAGGCCAAGACGTGCCCGGCGCTGGACAAAGCGCTGGCGAAGTGGGGGGTGGTGGCATGA